In the Silene latifolia isolate original U9 population chromosome 1, ASM4854445v1, whole genome shotgun sequence genome, tcgttggtcaaacgtcactgcacaggaacttcctaaccatAGCTCACTAAAGTacttattactcctaatccgtttATCATCTAAGCATGAAACCGACACCAAATAAACACTAACTGACGAGGCTACCTCTCATAAAATTTTTATCCCTAGGTAaggaacagaaaagaaatggtagtaaggtcaattaaagaacAACATCAactaaacgagtttcagcactatgtcattcattttctatgtcccaattcttacaattatactatcgatactaatctATCCTAACTTAAATCTTACACTGTACctcatagaatcccttcgcatctcgatctattcCTTACCTCTAagtcacgattgctatgactgtAAACAtgtaattcaatagtgtttctaattactatcacaatactatactagcatggctttgggatcacataaccgcatattacttagtcatagtagtgctatcaacacatcattcataccaattacttaccgtagcgttgtcctgcataatggttagaatatatggtcTCAAGGCATACATCAACTCAATTAAGCAATACTCAATGCatcaatcagttaatacttaggcaacgatatttgaATTTCTGTTCATCCTCAAGcaactattctaccctttctctcgtatacactcatggtttccggttcaactgagaggaccactggttcggtgtgagggggcccctaactcataccttaccgtagtgtgctcctaacagttctatcccggggttcattttatttagacacatcctatgttcattgggctcattggtttaggcctgaggatcgttcgctctgataccactttgtaacaccccggtttataaaagaagtcctcgtcaagacattccctcataaaccggactgttaccatctcggtttcccgaggtagtgaataacaaattaaactccaaggcaatttatataatatttaacttaattattacaaattctcttttcaaattaaattacaagaactgacgtaaataaaagtgaagtcttctagatgatgatctagttactaggtcgtctgatccagtgtctcacgcccatcaagctcccgtcctatctcttaaacctgtcaagtctgctccccataaaacggttcatcacaggtgttcacgaatacacagggtcaaccacgaggttgagtagggaaaacaataaaacaataaaatatgatatgcatgatactccgtcacctccatctccatctcaactcatcacacacatctcataccccggacaacccagccataccgatccccggtagactatatatatcgaccgaagccgatctgccagctcaacagctgaggacaccagggcaagtcctgcagaacccgcctgggccttatcacaacatcacactGTATCTCAATATCGTCACTCCtgcaccatcctccaactccaatgcatatgaaatgctcaacagtaataatgcaacacaatatgtataataatgaatgaaatcatgccagctaccgaatgttgtgatatcatactcaatacgatcaaatcagccaatcacctttccgaatataaatgatcacgtaaatcaacaaccaggaatcaagtcaacacaattcaacaacgacgataataggacaagtgtatttccctacctcaaagtgccagcaaatccaattaagcagttaagcagtccagaaagtaaagcaatgaatttgattatcgatccttcacgaattcgtcacctaaaacaattataataattataattactaactactaaatatagtaattttcccaaaatagaagctttcccgaaatacattcccgacaccaacttatgcccaactggtaactaaaataacccgattagtcatttgacccaacttcccaaaatagaaagttactaaagtggaatttcttaaaatggaaactttcccgatatagtaacttttctcttttaacaaacccaacTCAAAAAaaccgacttgaattattaaatgtctcgggaattaaattaaataaccgatatgataaataaaagattaaacggaTTATTCGATTAAGAGAAACCCGAATTAATTATTGAACaactcaaaacccgtcttaacccgtctttaattattttaatgcgctcgggaattaattaattaagaatgagATCAATTAACGAATTTAacttatgaaaaaaaaaaaacccatttcaaaaaccaaaacagCCCGACTCAACCACCCACACTTCGCTCTCGCCCACACCCTTCAAACACCACCTgaaccaccgtgacaaccaccagccgtggtccccactctgccccagccaccaacggccacccccactggggtcgactgccgccggcgagtcaaacccaggccgccatttggcctggttcaccaccacgcatcaccaacACCTCTCGTTCTCACCCTGACCACCACCGCCACCCACAACTACCCCCTGCCAAACAACCACCATTCGATTCGCCACCAACCCACGCAcacaaccaccacaacaccaccgtttcgacctccccctagtcgacggtggtgccacccaaaacttACCCATCCAAAAACCCGTCTGCAACCATACACAAACCCGCTTCCTACCCCCTTATCGACACCTCCTCTCTCTGCCCCTACAACCACCTaagaccaccctaaccaccaccactgtACTCGCCAAATATCACCCATTATTATTACCCCATCAACAACCACTAGCCTCACCACTATCAGACACGAAATAACCACCCAAAACCCGACAGAAATGATGAAAAACAGAGGAGGGAGTTGGATGCTTACCTTGCCGCCACTAGAAcaaccaccacggccacccacggCCGTCGACAACAGCCCCTACCCCTTCCCTGCAGCGCCGTCAACAACCAGctcacacactctctctctctatacGCGTGAAGGCTGCTGAGATTGGATCtaaaggagggaggcgtgagggaagAGGGAGGCGGAAATGAAGGAGGGATTAGGGTAGTGAttaggttaattaggtttagggttagggtaatTAGTGTTAAATGGGCTTTAGGGTTTACTGGGCTGAACAGTTAATGGGCCAGCTCAATGGTTCAGCTcgcatttcgaattccatatgaAACCGTCTTAaataacttacgatagcttaatgtaattatcgactcaacaattacccgacttaattaatattataaaatgtataatacataatatataataatatccgtttaatttattatataaaaatacggggtattacactttagatcacaacaAACATTAAAATTTGGCCTTTTAGAGTAAACTAAATTAATTGTACAAAAAGGGTAAACTAAACAAAACAATAACTAAGTATCAAAGGaaatactaaattttaaatttcgtgGTTTTATTGTAAGAATAAGTAATACGACAAATAAAAATCACATTACATCGCCACTCTAATTTTTGCGTTAATTATAAATGTTATCCCTTCTTTTACTATATACCTTCAATTTAAATTAGTTGGTTACATAAAAAAAGATTGAAAAACGAGGTCTTTAACATattttttcatatattttcaaaTATTTTAATAGCGTAGCAAAATCAATACTGTATATCATACTACATGGATAATATAGAGTCTTCCATGTAAACTTTTTTAAAGTCACGTTATTcaataatataaataaaataaacagaagtaataaaaagaaaaaaacataaaaaaaattattgggGTGAAAAAGTAAAtggaaaaacataaaaaaaataaaataaaccacAGCGGGCATTATATAAAAATTTTTTTAAAGAGAAAAACGTACACCCTACCCCCAACCCGCCATGCGCCTCCTAACGACACTGTCTTTTATGCTAAGTTTTCCACAACCACCGCGAACAAAAGCAACccttaataaacaaataaatactaAAATTAAGGAAAAATAAGATCAATTATTTGATCATAGTTTCTAATAAACGAATCAAAAATATATTGTACTGTCATTATATGAATCTATAATTAAAAAACCTTTTTTTTCTAGCATATTAGGATGCTACCTCATCACCTTGAAAAATTACTAAACTAACCATTCCACATTATACataaattaactaattaaattCCATATAAAAATATCATTATATCTATATTAAATTAATTGTGTACAATAAATATTTCACTAGTTAAAAAAATTCAAAGAGTGATGTAAACTACACAAATCGCATTTAAgtttcatattttataattaaaattgaaattttaattgaaattttcgTAATTAAGCGTGTTAATGAATCAATTAAGATTTTTCGTAATTTTCTTAATAACTGATTTCATATGATGAAATTTTGGTTAAAAACGTTGTATATTTTTCCTCTGGTAATTGTTAAActtaattttttaaaaatgcactacttaaaaattataaattcatttatttgtttaaCATTTATAGAAATAAGtgcgaaaattttcaaaaatattagGTGcaaccaaaaatcaaaaaaaaaaaaactctaaaTTAATACAAACTTTTTATTTTCCAAAATCATTCTACTTAAAAATTacacatttatttatttaaattttataCAAATAAgtacaaaaaaatttcaaaatattttttttttgtgcaagAAAGGCACATCCTCCTTATATTCATCCACTTGGGGAACAAAGAAGGAATAGTATCTTACAAAGAGTAGCCTCTAGCTAGCATAATTTAACAGTCCCAAGATCTCGTCACTATGAGTCCCATACTTATACAACATCCTTACACTGACAACATACTGAATTTGCCTTAGTAAGACACCAACCGTCATCTCTTTATCTCTAAAAATTCTGGAGTTTCGCTCCAACCAAATGGAGTAAACTGCAGCAGTCAGGCAGCATCTGAGCAGCCCCATTTTCCAATGCTTCTGAGTCTTCCTCTGAGTACTCCACCTTAGTTCCTGCCACAGGTTAACAGTGCGACCTCGAATCTTTAGCCAAGTCatcagaccattccaaatgctAGCAGAAAATTGACATTTAAAGAATAAGTGGCCTTGAGTCTCATTAGCATTCTTGCACAGAGTACACCAGTTGACTAAGTGAAGCCCTCTAGAACCAAGATAGTCCACTGTAGGGAGCTTGAACTGTGCGGCAAGTGAACTAATGAAATTGTGTTTGGGAATAGCAGTAGAGTTCCATATTACCCTGCTCCATTTGACCCTAGGATACTTCAGTCTCAGAATGTCATACATTTTTGTCACCTGGTAAGTCCCACCCTGTACACAGCTATGAAGCAATGCTTGGGCTTCAACAATACCCCCAGCAGTCTGAACTAGAAGATCCCTTACTAGTAAGAGCCCTTTCCAGCTTTCTGAATGGTAAGGTTTAGAAGTAGTGGTCCAAATGCTACTTCCTTTAACATGATATTTGGTATTCCATTGGACCCAGACAGAATCAGCAGTCTCAGTTATTCTCCAAATCCACTTCCCCATATTAGCTCTATTCCAGGAGAGGATCTCCTTGATATTGAACCCTCCCTCATCCCAAGGACAGCAGCAAGAAGCCCAACTTTTCATGTAGAGTTTATGAGTTGTGTCCTAGACATTCCATAAGTAGTCTCAACAACATTGATTCAAAATTTTCAGGATAGTCTTAGGCAAGAGAATAATGGATGTCCAGTAATTCTCAAGTCCAAAGAATATAGAGTTCAGAAGTTGAAGTCTACCAGCATAAGAAAGCAGCTTAGTAGTCCAGTGATGTATAGCAGCCTTCACTTTACATAAGAGCTCATGATACATACCAGTATTGAGCTTGCCTTCATGCAGGGGTAAACCCAGATATTTAAATGGCAATGAACCCTCAATGTAGCCAGTGTGTTCCATTATGGCCTTCTTGACAGCAGCTGCTACACCACCAAAGTAGATATTCGTTTTATCAGCATTTGCAAATAATCCAGACACTTTACCAAATGCTTCCAAGGCAAGTGCAACAACCATGGTAGAAGGAACATCTCCACGAACAAATACCATTAGATCATCAAATTTCaaaatattagttgcaaacacaaaaaaaaaaaaactaaagaaaacaaaaaaaattaatacaAACTTTTTATTTTCCTATCAAAACTTTGGTTATCAATCTACCCTATTTATTAACCTTTATTTCTTTAATTTAATGGGATGACCTTTTGTTTTTCCTCaacattattatttattgtactttgtaTTTGTGTTACCATAATTGTTTTTTTATCTTCCCTACACTCACAAAATCTTTCTTCTTCCCTCGAATAAATTGTTGAAATAATGCGAGATCTAACTACACAAATTTTCTTATGTAAATACTATAATAATCCTAATTTTCATCtgtattcaaaaaattggtaggtgaAGTATATATAGAACACTAAAAaaatatttcaatttttatctttattatgttttgaatttatAGTTacaatcttatttagttattatttttgtgtttcTGTTGAAATTAAAAAATAATGTATGACAATGAAAAGTGTACTATATAAATACATTATGTTAGTTAATGCAAATTTAGACTGTATTATTCTCAGATTTATACTTATAAGATAGTATGAAAAATGTGATTTTTTATTT is a window encoding:
- the LOC141643158 gene encoding uncharacterized protein LOC141643158 gives rise to the protein MGKWIWRITETADSVWVQWNTKYHVKGSSIWTTTSKPYHSESWKGLLLVRDLLVQTAGGIVEAQALLHSCVQGGTYQVTKMYDILRLKYPRVKWSRVIWNSTAIPKHNFISSLAAQFKLPTVDYLGSRGLHLVNWCTLCKNANETQGHLFFKCQFSASIWNGLMTWLKIRGRTVNLWQELRWSTQRKTQKHWKMGLLRCCLTAAVYSIWLERNSRIFRDKEMTVGVLLRQIQYVVSVRMLYKYGTHSDEILGLLNYAS